The Pseudomonas sp. IB20 region GGAAGCTGGCGAGAAGCTTATTGACCTGTTGACGCCGGGTAATGCGAACGCAAGTGAGGAGTTGAAGAAGCACATCAGCGATGTTGGGCTTGGAAATCCGAATGTCACCGCAACCGTTGATGGCGACAAAGTCACCGTCAAAGGCGAAGTTGCCACCCAGGAAGAGAAAGAAAAAATCATCCTGGCGGCAGGCAATATTGCCGGTGTTGGCAGTGTAGATGACCAGATCACCGTTTCTGGGCCTGTAGTCGCTGCAGCCACCTTTGTCGTGGTGAAAAAGGGCGACACCCTGAGCGCTATCTCCAAGACTGTTTACGGTGATGCGAATCTGTACAACAAGATCTTCGAAGCCAACAAGCCGCTGTTGTCGCATCCGGACAAAATCTACCCTGGGCAGACGCTGCGTATTCCAGCCAAGTAAGCACTCTCTGTAGAGCGCGCTTGTGTGGGCGTGGTTGAACCGGGGCATCGCGGGCAAGCCAGCGCCCACATTTGATTAAAGTCCGGCAATGAGGTCCCGGTAGTCATCAACTGCCGCAAATTCCGCCG contains the following coding sequences:
- the lysM gene encoding peptidoglycan-binding protein LysM; this encodes MSIFSFVKEAGEKLIDLLTPGNANASEELKKHISDVGLGNPNVTATVDGDKVTVKGEVATQEEKEKIILAAGNIAGVGSVDDQITVSGPVVAAATFVVVKKGDTLSAISKTVYGDANLYNKIFEANKPLLSHPDKIYPGQTLRIPAK